A region from the Aegilops tauschii subsp. strangulata cultivar AL8/78 chromosome 5, Aet v6.0, whole genome shotgun sequence genome encodes:
- the LOC109732226 gene encoding uncharacterized protein, whose translation MASYRFLVQKLFRFFAGCKFLHVLRTENEAADTLAKIASSRQSIPPGVSLEHLHKPSVRPSPDFESIYVPDNPAEPQPGPGAEAVDPAAAILNPAAAIPIAGAAHPGSGVAAPEPALVAVFAMVSAPSWALPISEFLENGVHPMDETEVRQVQHRPSVYSIIKNELVKRSSIGVFQRCVEQDQGIEILLDIHQDAESLILKCEGCQRFSKRSHQLASAL comes from the exons atggcaagctaccgcttcctcgtccagaagcTTTTCAGATTCTTTGCGGGCTGCAAGTTCCTCCATGTCCTGCGCACGGAAAATGAGGCGGCCGACACGCTCGCCAAGATCGCCTCGTCTCGGCAGTCCATCCCGCCCGGTGTCTCCCTCGAGCACCTACACAAGCCATCCGTTAGGCCGTCTCCGGACTTCGAGTCCATCTACGTTCCGGACAACCCGGCTGAacctcaacccggcccgggggctgaaGCCGTCGACCCGGCCGCTGCCATCCTCAACCCAGCCGCCGCCATCCCCATAGCGGGGGCTGCTCACCCCGGCTCGGGGGTTGCCGCTCCGGAACCCGCCCTGGTGGCAGTCTTCGCCATGGTAAGTGCCCCATCTTGGGCCCTGCCCATCTCGGAGTTCCTGGAAAACGGGGTCCACCCCATGGATGAGACAGAAGTCCGACAAGTGCAGCACCGGCCATCCGTCTATAGCATCATCAAGAACGAGCTCGTCAAACGCAGCTCCATCGGCGTGTTCCAACGCTGCGTTGAGCAGGACCAAGGCATTGagatcctcctcgacatacaccagg ACGCTGAGTCGCTCATTCTCAAGTGCGAGGGATGCCAACGCTTCAGCAAGCGCAGCCACCAGCTGGCGTCAGCGCTCTAG